From one Streptomyces sp. SCSIO 30461 genomic stretch:
- the purB gene encoding adenylosuccinate lyase, producing MTAKPRIPNVLAGRYASAELAVLWSPEHKVKLERRLWLAVLRAQRDLGIEVPEAALADYERVLDQVDLVSIAEREKVTRHDVKARIEEFNALAGHEHVHKGMTSRDLTENVEQLQIRLSLELMRDRTVAVLARLGALSGQYAELVMAGRSHNVAAQATTLGKRFATAADELLVAYGRLEELLGRYPLRGIKGPVGTAQDMLDLLGGDAAKLADLEQRIAAHLGFAHAFTSVGQVYPRSLDYDVVTALVQLAAAPSSLAKTIRLMAGHELVTEGFKPGQVGSSAMPHKMNTRSCERVNGLMVILRGYASMTGELAGDQWNEGDVSCSVVRRVALPDAFFAFDGLLETFLTVLDEFGAFPAVVARELDRYLPFLATTKVLMGAVRAGVGREVAHEVIKEHAVASALAMREQGVERNELLDKLAADERIPLDRAALDALMADKLSFTGAAGDQVASVVSRVEEIAKQHPDAAGYAPGAIL from the coding sequence GTGACTGCCAAGCCCCGCATCCCCAATGTCCTGGCCGGCCGCTACGCCTCCGCGGAGCTAGCCGTCCTGTGGTCCCCCGAGCACAAGGTGAAGCTGGAGCGCCGGCTCTGGCTGGCCGTGCTGCGCGCCCAGCGGGACCTCGGGATCGAGGTGCCCGAGGCCGCGCTCGCCGACTACGAGCGGGTGCTCGACCAGGTTGATCTGGTCTCGATCGCCGAGCGCGAGAAGGTCACTCGGCACGATGTCAAGGCTCGTATCGAGGAGTTCAACGCCCTCGCCGGTCATGAGCATGTGCACAAGGGCATGACCTCCCGCGATCTGACCGAGAACGTGGAGCAGCTCCAGATCCGGCTCTCGCTGGAGCTGATGCGGGACCGCACGGTGGCGGTTCTCGCCCGCCTCGGCGCCCTGTCCGGGCAGTACGCGGAGCTGGTGATGGCCGGGCGCTCGCACAACGTCGCCGCGCAGGCCACGACGCTCGGCAAGCGCTTCGCCACGGCCGCCGACGAACTGCTCGTCGCCTACGGGCGGCTTGAGGAGCTGCTGGGCCGCTATCCGCTGCGCGGGATCAAGGGGCCGGTCGGCACCGCCCAGGACATGCTCGACCTACTCGGCGGTGACGCCGCCAAGCTCGCCGACCTGGAGCAGCGCATCGCCGCCCATCTGGGCTTCGCGCACGCCTTCACCTCCGTCGGCCAGGTCTACCCGCGGTCGCTGGACTACGACGTGGTCACGGCACTGGTGCAGCTCGCCGCCGCACCGTCCTCGCTCGCCAAGACCATCCGGCTGATGGCCGGGCACGAGTTGGTCACCGAGGGTTTCAAGCCCGGCCAGGTCGGCTCGTCCGCGATGCCGCACAAGATGAACACCCGTTCCTGCGAGCGTGTCAACGGCCTGATGGTCATCCTGCGCGGCTACGCCTCGATGACCGGCGAGCTGGCGGGCGACCAGTGGAACGAGGGAGACGTTTCCTGCTCGGTGGTACGCCGGGTCGCGCTGCCGGACGCCTTCTTCGCCTTCGACGGGCTGCTGGAGACATTCCTGACCGTGCTGGACGAGTTCGGCGCCTTCCCGGCGGTCGTCGCGCGTGAACTCGACCGCTACCTGCCCTTCCTGGCCACGACCAAGGTCCTGATGGGCGCGGTGCGCGCCGGTGTCGGCCGGGAGGTCGCGCACGAGGTCATCAAGGAGCACGCCGTCGCCTCCGCGCTGGCGATGCGCGAGCAGGGTGTGGAGCGCAACGAACTGCTGGACAAGCTCGCGGCCGACGAGCGCATCCCGCTGGACCGGGCCGCCCTCGACGCCCTCATGGCGGACAAGCTGTCCTTCACGGGTGCGGCGGGAGACCAGGTCGCTTCGGTGGTCTCGCGGGTCGAGGAGATCGCCAAGCAGCACCCGGATGCCGCCGGATACGCCCCCGGCGCGATTCTCTGA
- a CDS encoding GTP cyclohydrolase I FolE2, with protein MLQTLTGGANRQALTSREVSTLHDVQNERDTRGIEIDKVGISGLRYPVRLDDGDIRQEGIADFTVTARLQHDRRGTHMSRMVALVHNELRDFDPRAIGSVLKSGIEALDTPGLSVHLSMNVATEVTAPASGLPSWTVHHVGFSMHWDDEQVKLDTSVTSEVTSLCPCSKHISDYGAHNQRSEVTLTVTGEGDLPYPVRVNEMVALVTSLASAPVVPLVKRPDERVLTMQAYDNPVFVEDMAREISAACQLRDLVHRVRVKNLESIHSHDAIAVVNG; from the coding sequence ATGCTTCAGACGCTTACGGGTGGGGCGAATCGCCAGGCTCTCACCTCTCGTGAGGTTTCCACGCTGCACGATGTCCAGAACGAGCGCGATACACGAGGCATCGAAATCGATAAGGTCGGCATCAGCGGTCTGCGCTATCCCGTGAGGCTCGATGACGGTGACATCCGTCAGGAGGGCATCGCTGACTTCACGGTCACCGCACGGCTCCAGCATGACCGGCGTGGTACACACATGAGCCGCATGGTTGCACTCGTCCACAACGAGCTGCGGGACTTCGACCCCCGAGCCATCGGTTCCGTCCTCAAGTCCGGCATCGAAGCCCTCGACACCCCGGGGTTGTCGGTTCACCTGTCCATGAACGTGGCGACCGAGGTCACTGCACCCGCAAGCGGACTCCCGTCCTGGACGGTGCACCACGTCGGGTTTTCGATGCACTGGGATGATGAGCAGGTGAAGCTCGACACCTCGGTCACCTCCGAAGTCACCAGTCTGTGCCCCTGCTCGAAGCACATATCTGACTATGGCGCGCACAATCAGCGCAGTGAGGTGACACTGACGGTGACAGGAGAAGGCGACCTGCCGTATCCGGTCCGGGTGAATGAGATGGTCGCTCTGGTCACTTCCCTCGCCTCGGCGCCGGTCGTTCCCCTGGTCAAGCGCCCGGACGAGCGTGTACTGACCATGCAGGCCTACGACAACCCGGTGTTCGTCGAGGACATGGCCCGGGAAATCTCCGCGGCTTGCCAGCTGCGCGATCTCGTGCACCGCGTCCGGGTGAAGAATCTTGAGAGCATCCACAGCCACGACGCCATCGCCGTGGTGAACGGTTAG
- a CDS encoding 6-carboxytetrahydropterin synthase has product MLSISKEFHFSASHVLDSLPPDHPCGRMHGHNYVFVIELAAAPDELTEAGFVRDYRDLAEFKNWIDTTLDHRHLNDCIPERNPSAENIAMWVYEVWSPRIPELVAIRVSETPKTWAEYRPVRARC; this is encoded by the coding sequence ATGTTGTCCATTTCCAAGGAATTCCATTTCTCGGCGAGTCACGTGCTCGACAGCCTCCCTCCGGACCATCCATGTGGACGAATGCACGGACACAACTACGTATTCGTCATCGAGCTCGCGGCGGCTCCCGATGAGCTCACGGAAGCTGGCTTCGTTCGCGACTACAGGGACCTGGCAGAGTTCAAAAACTGGATCGATACCACATTGGACCATCGCCATCTGAACGACTGCATCCCTGAACGTAACCCAAGTGCAGAGAATATTGCTATGTGGGTTTACGAAGTGTGGTCTCCACGGATTCCCGAGCTCGTCGCCATCCGCGTCTCGGAGACTCCGAAGACGTGGGCAGAGTACCGTCCCGTCAGGGCGAGGTGCTGA
- a CDS encoding SMI1/KNR4 family protein: protein MTDQWWVGVRQRLEAAGAGPSGSRVFGALGHRWIVEDPLTQGELAELEAQTGVRLPEEYRTFLLHVGAGGAGPAYGLFPVRRVQGRWRWEGDGADLADLTRLAAPFPDQGPDPKLLDDLLAQRPEEEDFDDIEDFDDAIEAWDERWEAIMFAPERTAGAIVISHLGCAQREWLVINGSHRGTIWSDCRVDDVDLAPLLDDDGTPVTFARWYTDWLEKAESTALSAP from the coding sequence ATGACTGATCAGTGGTGGGTGGGCGTGCGTCAGCGGCTCGAGGCGGCGGGTGCAGGGCCTTCCGGCAGCAGGGTGTTTGGGGCATTGGGGCACAGGTGGATCGTGGAGGACCCGCTTACCCAGGGTGAGCTTGCCGAACTCGAGGCTCAGACGGGCGTGCGGCTGCCGGAGGAGTACCGGACATTCCTGCTCCACGTTGGTGCGGGTGGCGCCGGCCCCGCGTACGGCCTGTTCCCAGTTCGGCGCGTGCAAGGCCGCTGGCGTTGGGAAGGCGACGGCGCGGACCTGGCCGACCTGACGAGACTTGCCGCGCCGTTTCCCGACCAGGGCCCGGACCCGAAACTGCTCGACGACCTTCTTGCCCAACGCCCCGAGGAAGAGGACTTCGACGACATCGAGGACTTCGACGACGCCATCGAGGCTTGGGACGAGCGGTGGGAGGCCATCATGTTCGCCCCGGAGCGCACCGCCGGCGCCATCGTGATCTCCCACCTGGGCTGCGCCCAGAGAGAATGGCTGGTCATCAACGGCAGCCACCGTGGCACGATCTGGTCCGATTGCCGGGTGGACGACGTCGACCTCGCCCCGCTGCTCGACGACGACGGTACGCCGGTGACGTTCGCCCGCTGGTACACCGACTGGCTGGAGAAAGCCGAGAGCACAGCCCTGTCGGCACCGTAG
- a CDS encoding IS701 family transposase yields the protein MGRIAGRFVRVEPRMRAGRLVLGLLADLPRKNCWTIAEWAGEASPHGMQHLLCRAVWDADGIRDDVREYVVEHLYDEAAVLVVDETGDVKKGTHTVGVQRQYTGTAGRIENSQVAVYLVYAGTRGHAAVDRELYIPRSWTCDPDRCRAAGLGQDTVFATKPELARTMIERFLDAGHHVGWVTGDEVYGGNPRLRTALEERGIGYVLAVACSAEVPTGAGKFRADALAAKVPKRAWQKLSAGHGAKGQRFYDWAVIDLAEAAPGHHQLLIRRNRSTGELAYYRCHSTTPASLATLVKVAGSRWRVEETFQTEKGLAGLDEHQVRRYPSWARWVTLAMLAHAFLAVVRADEHAHRPTPDDLIPLSCNEICRLFIALVVRPVLDAAHRLAWSDWRRRHQARSRTSHYRRQAASQT from the coding sequence ATGGGCCGGATCGCGGGCCGGTTCGTCCGGGTCGAACCACGGATGCGGGCCGGGCGGTTGGTGCTGGGCCTGCTGGCGGACCTGCCGCGCAAGAACTGCTGGACGATCGCGGAGTGGGCCGGGGAGGCCAGCCCGCACGGCATGCAGCATCTGCTGTGCCGAGCCGTTTGGGATGCCGACGGCATCCGTGACGACGTGCGCGAATACGTCGTCGAGCACCTCTATGACGAGGCCGCGGTCCTGGTTGTCGACGAGACCGGCGACGTGAAGAAGGGCACCCACACGGTCGGGGTCCAGCGCCAGTACACCGGCACCGCCGGCCGGATCGAGAACTCCCAGGTCGCGGTCTACCTCGTCTACGCCGGGACGCGCGGGCACGCGGCGGTCGACCGGGAGCTGTACATCCCGCGCTCCTGGACGTGCGACCCGGACCGCTGCCGGGCAGCCGGACTCGGCCAGGACACCGTCTTCGCGACCAAGCCGGAACTGGCCCGCACGATGATCGAACGATTCCTGGACGCCGGACACCACGTCGGCTGGGTCACCGGGGACGAGGTCTACGGCGGCAACCCAAGACTCCGTACGGCTCTGGAGGAACGCGGCATCGGCTATGTCCTCGCGGTGGCCTGCTCGGCCGAAGTGCCCACCGGCGCAGGCAAGTTCCGCGCCGATGCCCTGGCGGCGAAGGTGCCGAAGCGGGCCTGGCAGAAGCTCTCGGCCGGACACGGCGCGAAGGGGCAGCGATTCTACGACTGGGCCGTCATCGACCTCGCCGAGGCAGCCCCGGGCCACCACCAGCTGCTGATCCGCCGCAACCGCAGCACCGGTGAACTCGCCTACTACCGCTGTCACTCCACCACGCCAGCATCCCTGGCCACCCTGGTCAAGGTCGCAGGTTCCAGATGGCGGGTGGAGGAGACCTTCCAAACAGAGAAGGGACTGGCCGGGCTGGATGAGCACCAGGTCCGCCGCTACCCCTCGTGGGCCCGCTGGGTCACCCTCGCGATGCTGGCCCACGCCTTCCTCGCCGTCGTCCGCGCCGACGAACACGCACACCGACCCACGCCGGACGACCTGATCCCGCTGTCCTGCAACGAGATCTGCCGCCTGTTCATCGCGCTCGTCGTCCGGCCCGTCCTCGACGCGGCCCACCGGCTTGCCTGGTCCGACTGGCGCCGCCGCCACCAGGCACGATCACGCACCAGTCACTACCGGCGGCAAGCCGCATCCCAGACATGA
- a CDS encoding IS1182 family transposase, giving the protein MQGEWAGETVGPDVWETCRELIPAGSVFAFLAEHRERLLPPEMFADMYPSANGRPSLPPQVLATAVVLQSLFGTSDVETVLELRCDLRWKAACGLGLNDTAFDPSLLTYFRRRLQRSSDPGRIFTRVKEVVAATGILRGKRRRALDSTVFDDAVATQDTVTQLISAIRRVIREVPGAGRVAAGHCTAHDYTDPGKPKIAWDDEQARAGLVDALVTDALNLLGRLPEQELGERAANAVGLLALVAGQDVEPAEGSDGRDGRWRITQGTVRDRVVSTVDPEARHIHKNRTRHQEGFKGHVAVEPETGLFTEVALAAGCGPENHEAKIAEDLLAAEDEPCEVLGDSAYGTADLRDHLEQQGHDAVLKPPPLRAAVPGGFTSDDFHIDTENGQVTCPAGHIVPLGKPRKTGLRQAQFKKLCAGCPLRERCTTSKTGRVLQVHPQHQRLADARAQATDPAWKDTYRRWRPPVERGIAWLTTKGNRRLRYLGTLKNDTWLRNRAAALNLRRLVNLGLEVAADGTWTLTPATP; this is encoded by the coding sequence GTGCAGGGGGAATGGGCCGGGGAGACGGTCGGGCCGGATGTGTGGGAGACCTGCCGGGAGCTGATCCCGGCAGGGAGTGTGTTCGCGTTCCTGGCCGAGCACCGCGAGCGGCTGCTGCCGCCGGAGATGTTCGCGGACATGTACCCCTCGGCCAACGGGCGGCCGAGCCTGCCGCCGCAGGTGCTGGCGACGGCGGTGGTGCTGCAGAGCCTGTTCGGGACCTCGGATGTGGAGACCGTGCTGGAGCTGCGGTGCGACCTGCGGTGGAAGGCGGCGTGCGGACTGGGGCTGAACGACACGGCGTTCGACCCGTCGCTGCTGACCTACTTCCGGCGCCGCCTGCAGCGGTCCTCGGATCCGGGGCGGATCTTCACCCGGGTCAAGGAGGTCGTGGCCGCCACCGGCATCCTGCGCGGGAAGCGGCGCCGCGCGCTGGACTCCACGGTGTTCGACGACGCGGTGGCCACCCAGGACACGGTCACCCAGCTGATCTCGGCGATCCGCCGGGTGATCCGCGAGGTCCCCGGCGCCGGCCGCGTCGCCGCCGGGCATTGCACCGCTCACGACTACACCGACCCGGGCAAGCCGAAGATCGCCTGGGACGACGAGCAGGCCCGCGCCGGGTTGGTGGACGCGCTGGTCACGGACGCGCTCAACCTGTTGGGCCGCCTGCCCGAGCAGGAGCTGGGCGAGCGGGCCGCGAACGCGGTCGGCCTGCTGGCGCTGGTCGCGGGCCAGGATGTGGAGCCCGCCGAGGGCTCCGACGGGCGCGACGGGCGCTGGCGCATCACCCAGGGGACCGTCCGCGACCGCGTGGTGTCCACCGTCGATCCCGAGGCCAGGCACATCCACAAGAACCGCACCCGCCACCAGGAAGGCTTCAAGGGCCACGTCGCCGTCGAGCCGGAGACCGGCTTATTCACCGAGGTCGCCCTCGCCGCGGGCTGCGGCCCCGAGAACCACGAGGCGAAGATCGCCGAGGACCTCCTCGCCGCCGAGGACGAGCCGTGCGAGGTGCTCGGCGACTCCGCCTACGGCACCGCCGACCTGCGCGACCACCTCGAACAGCAGGGCCACGACGCCGTCCTCAAACCACCCCCGCTTCGCGCGGCCGTGCCCGGCGGCTTCACCAGCGACGACTTCCACATCGACACCGAGAACGGCCAGGTCACCTGCCCTGCCGGGCACATCGTCCCCCTCGGCAAGCCCCGGAAGACCGGCTTGCGGCAGGCTCAGTTCAAGAAGCTGTGTGCCGGCTGCCCGCTGCGCGAACGCTGCACCACCTCCAAGACCGGCCGCGTCCTGCAAGTCCACCCCCAGCACCAGCGCCTGGCCGACGCCCGTGCCCAGGCCACCGACCCCGCCTGGAAAGACACCTACCGCCGCTGGCGGCCACCCGTCGAACGCGGCATCGCCTGGCTGACCACCAAAGGCAACCGCAGACTGCGCTACCTCGGCACCCTCAAGAACGACACCTGGCTCCGCAACCGAGCCGCCGCCCTCAACCTCCGACGGCTCGTCAACCTCGGCCTCGAAGTGGCCGCCGACGGCACCTGGACCCTGACCCCGGCCACACCGTGA
- a CDS encoding endonuclease/exonuclease/phosphatase family protein, whose protein sequence is MLRDTYGTAPRRHRRLFAVGAALACLVAAVSAHLAGDAERSIAVPREVRELKVATWNMCGVRQWGCGATGSSGRKVRELTLLATADGARVILLQETCSGDLDAARRELGSAWHSTFRAYVSVDGAGKRRTVRCAVPEQGSAGYGIMAAFPLSRVTPVRSHQPATGLQRGIVCATVAAHGIRVCNAHLSLPGGDRAHPDREYRDDQLTALVRAAAGPRTVFGGDLNIGPPSFRNPDSRLWPHELHRRYRECDQSSAATRGATPTHRSGHKVDHLFTGLPRNGCSVRDTGASDHRALILSVRTGRAPAAGA, encoded by the coding sequence TTGCTTCGGGACACGTACGGCACCGCACCGCGCCGCCACCGGCGGCTGTTCGCCGTGGGCGCGGCCCTGGCCTGCCTCGTCGCCGCGGTGTCCGCGCACCTCGCCGGGGACGCCGAGCGCTCGATCGCCGTACCTCGGGAGGTGCGGGAGCTGAAGGTAGCCACCTGGAACATGTGCGGCGTGCGGCAGTGGGGCTGCGGGGCGACCGGGAGCAGCGGCCGCAAGGTGCGCGAGCTGACGCTGCTGGCCACCGCCGACGGCGCACGGGTGATCCTGCTCCAGGAGACCTGCTCGGGTGACCTCGACGCGGCCCGCAGGGAACTGGGAAGCGCCTGGCACAGCACGTTCCGGGCGTACGTCTCCGTGGACGGGGCGGGGAAGCGCCGGACGGTGCGGTGCGCGGTGCCGGAGCAGGGTTCGGCGGGCTACGGGATCATGGCGGCGTTCCCGCTTTCCCGGGTCACCCCGGTGCGCTCGCACCAGCCGGCGACCGGTCTGCAACGCGGCATCGTCTGCGCCACGGTTGCCGCGCACGGCATCCGGGTGTGCAACGCCCACCTCAGCCTGCCCGGCGGCGATCGGGCCCATCCGGACCGGGAGTACCGCGACGACCAGCTGACGGCCCTGGTCCGGGCGGCGGCGGGTCCGCGGACGGTGTTCGGCGGCGACCTGAACATCGGGCCGCCGTCGTTCCGCAATCCCGACAGCCGGCTCTGGCCGCACGAGCTCCACCGCCGCTACCGCGAGTGCGACCAGTCGTCCGCCGCGACGCGAGGCGCGACGCCGACCCACCGCTCCGGACACAAGGTGGATCACCTCTTCACCGGGCTGCCGCGGAACGGCTGCTCCGTGCGGGACACCGGCGCTTCGGACCACCGTGCGCTGATCCTGTCGGTGAGGACGGGGCGGGCACCCGCCGCCGGGGCCTGA
- a CDS encoding bifunctional glycosyltransferase family 2 protein/CDP-glycerol:glycerophosphate glycerophosphotransferase has translation MADRPRLSVVVPFMDVEEYLGECLESIARQTFRELEVLLVDDGSTDASTRIAAEFCGRDPRFKLIRQASHGPGHARNTGIGAAHPEAEFLAFADGDDVVPEHAYELLIRRLEGSESDFVSGNVQMMNSTSKWQSPLHKGAMAKDKRHTHITRFDALIYDRTVWNKVFRRSFWDYHFIRFPEGVLYEDSWVNMVAHFRATKVDVISDFVYFWRRRDGASAPSITQRHTELSNLRDRVAAVQSVSRFLGRHRSRAYLEHKRKYDLACLKSDLMLHLKVLPDADEEYRHAFMEWSNEFLDEAAENVIDDLDAASRVKWHLVRSRKLDELLEVIAFERKGGPMPVRRRLHRYLNYPYLGDREIGLDKKTYRLDKELSLHGSVANAQWSGDSLHLSGAAYIRFINVHRRRMSVKALALRNKKQGRMLVTPATTTYHPQATEHSNQNRYCYDWSGFDVRINTTRLKHKGKWVEGTWDVAAGVLSRGLFRYKGLARGGAGSASNPPYRYVDKNTRIVPLFLQGTLKLRVEIVRCRITRHRIVGDALELGGVYLGPTVPEWGKFRVRGLSGAAQHDSWVHFSQGGEGWCTFTTRIPLAGLVPGSRGEESAGLPSSWNMGSNGWKTTLHVEGRKAPIYPVMAEETADGRYHLPASLQTPEGDREVVVHRNGSGYVVLFERACLPSTTKVAWREDGSLEISGRYSAVDRLTSAEYLASHMVVRSRAQGAERRFSLAWTGHEFRCVVTPAAVRTLAGAIPLAAGRWDFFLRRQDLSTVAPEERREDLMVKIEQELIGELPLAVEVDGREYELQSEAYDRLSLLVHSAMPDRARGPYRQKQMRTELYPAARRDPIRPAVLFDAFKGTQYSDSPRVVHEELVRRGLPLEHLWVVRDDQVDVPATARAIRMWSPEWYEALATARYVVANNHLPDWFTKRPEQVVVQTWHGTPLKKIGHDIESVHFADKRYLERVEKEVQNWDMLVSPNSFSTPILQRAFRFPGEMVECGYPRNDILRRSGTENRAAQIRQRIGLPRGKRVIMYAPTWRDDQFYAPGKYKFDFRIDLEDARARLGADHVLMVRRHPNVVDPVPGAGDGFVFDVSDYPDMADLSLITDVMITDYSSLMFDFVNTGRPLLFFTYDLDHYRDTLRGFYFDFEESAPGPLLFESAELISAVRDIDAIQEAYAARYEWFQEEFCDLDDGYAAARLADRILIAGGDLDPAQAKAPAVGAARHYITDQVVSRHDRTLAGVPQQSTGRLDSAHV, from the coding sequence GTGGCGGACAGGCCTCGGCTGAGCGTCGTCGTGCCGTTCATGGACGTCGAGGAGTACCTCGGCGAGTGTCTGGAGTCGATCGCGCGACAGACCTTCAGGGAACTGGAGGTCCTTCTCGTCGACGACGGCTCCACCGACGCGTCGACCCGCATCGCCGCCGAGTTCTGCGGGCGCGATCCGCGCTTCAAGCTCATACGCCAGGCCTCGCACGGCCCCGGTCACGCGCGCAACACCGGCATCGGTGCCGCGCATCCGGAGGCCGAGTTCCTCGCCTTCGCCGACGGTGACGACGTCGTCCCGGAGCACGCCTACGAGCTGCTCATCCGTCGCCTGGAGGGCTCGGAGTCCGACTTCGTCTCCGGGAACGTGCAGATGATGAACTCCACCTCGAAGTGGCAGTCTCCCCTCCACAAAGGCGCGATGGCCAAGGACAAGCGCCATACGCACATCACCCGGTTCGACGCACTGATCTACGACCGCACGGTGTGGAACAAGGTCTTCCGGCGCTCATTCTGGGACTACCACTTCATCCGGTTCCCCGAGGGCGTCCTCTACGAGGACTCCTGGGTGAACATGGTCGCCCACTTCCGCGCCACCAAGGTCGACGTCATCAGCGACTTCGTCTACTTCTGGCGGCGCCGGGACGGCGCCTCGGCGCCCTCCATCACCCAACGGCACACCGAGCTGAGCAACCTGCGGGACCGTGTCGCCGCCGTACAGTCGGTGAGCCGCTTCCTCGGCCGCCACCGCTCCCGCGCCTACCTCGAACACAAGCGCAAGTACGACCTCGCCTGCCTGAAATCGGACCTGATGCTGCACCTCAAGGTGCTGCCCGACGCGGACGAGGAGTACCGGCACGCCTTCATGGAGTGGTCCAACGAGTTCCTCGACGAGGCCGCCGAGAACGTCATCGACGACCTCGACGCCGCGTCCCGGGTGAAGTGGCACCTCGTGCGCTCCCGGAAGCTCGACGAACTCCTGGAGGTCATCGCGTTCGAGCGCAAGGGCGGTCCGATGCCCGTCCGGCGCCGGCTCCACCGCTACCTGAATTACCCGTACCTCGGCGACCGCGAGATCGGACTCGACAAGAAGACGTACCGGCTCGACAAGGAACTGTCGCTGCACGGTTCGGTCGCGAACGCCCAGTGGTCGGGCGACTCGCTGCACCTCTCCGGTGCGGCGTACATCCGCTTCATCAATGTGCACAGGCGCCGGATGTCGGTGAAGGCACTGGCCCTGCGCAACAAGAAGCAGGGCCGGATGCTCGTGACCCCGGCCACGACCACGTACCACCCCCAGGCCACCGAGCACTCCAACCAGAACCGCTACTGCTACGACTGGTCGGGATTCGATGTACGGATCAACACCACGCGGCTCAAGCACAAGGGCAAGTGGGTCGAGGGAACCTGGGACGTTGCCGCGGGGGTGCTGAGCCGGGGCCTGTTCCGGTACAAGGGACTGGCCCGCGGTGGCGCGGGCAGCGCCTCCAACCCTCCGTACCGCTACGTCGACAAGAACACACGCATCGTTCCGCTCTTCCTCCAGGGCACCCTGAAGCTCCGGGTCGAGATCGTCCGGTGCCGCATCACCCGCCACCGGATCGTCGGTGACGCGCTCGAACTCGGCGGCGTGTACCTCGGTCCCACGGTTCCCGAGTGGGGCAAGTTCCGGGTACGCGGCCTCAGCGGCGCCGCGCAGCACGACTCCTGGGTGCACTTCTCCCAGGGAGGTGAGGGGTGGTGCACCTTCACCACCCGCATCCCGCTCGCCGGGCTCGTCCCGGGCTCGCGCGGCGAGGAGAGCGCCGGCCTCCCGAGCTCCTGGAACATGGGCAGCAACGGCTGGAAGACCACGCTCCACGTCGAGGGCCGGAAGGCGCCGATCTATCCGGTGATGGCCGAGGAGACCGCGGACGGCCGCTACCACCTGCCCGCCTCCCTCCAGACGCCAGAAGGTGACCGCGAGGTCGTGGTGCACCGCAACGGTTCCGGCTACGTCGTACTCTTCGAGCGGGCTTGCCTTCCGTCGACGACGAAGGTGGCCTGGAGGGAGGACGGCTCCCTGGAGATCTCGGGGCGCTACTCGGCGGTCGACCGGCTCACCAGCGCGGAGTACCTGGCCTCGCACATGGTCGTCCGCTCGCGTGCCCAGGGCGCGGAACGGAGGTTCTCTCTCGCCTGGACCGGCCACGAGTTCCGCTGTGTCGTCACACCGGCGGCCGTGCGGACCCTCGCCGGCGCCATCCCGCTCGCGGCCGGCCGATGGGACTTCTTCCTGCGCCGCCAGGACCTGTCCACGGTCGCGCCCGAAGAGCGACGCGAAGACCTGATGGTCAAGATCGAACAGGAGCTCATCGGCGAGCTTCCCCTCGCGGTCGAGGTCGACGGCCGGGAGTACGAGCTCCAGTCGGAGGCCTACGACAGGCTGTCGCTCCTGGTGCACTCCGCCATGCCCGATCGCGCGCGCGGACCGTACCGCCAGAAGCAGATGCGCACCGAGCTGTACCCGGCCGCCAGGCGCGACCCGATCCGCCCCGCCGTGCTCTTCGACGCGTTCAAGGGCACGCAGTACTCGGACAGCCCGCGTGTCGTGCACGAGGAACTCGTCCGCAGAGGGCTGCCGCTGGAACACCTGTGGGTGGTTCGGGACGACCAGGTCGACGTGCCCGCCACGGCCCGCGCGATCCGCATGTGGTCACCGGAATGGTACGAGGCACTGGCCACCGCGCGCTACGTCGTGGCCAACAACCATCTCCCCGACTGGTTCACGAAGCGTCCTGAGCAGGTGGTCGTACAGACCTGGCACGGCACGCCGCTGAAGAAGATCGGCCACGACATCGAGTCGGTGCATTTCGCCGACAAACGCTACCTCGAACGTGTCGAGAAGGAAGTGCAGAACTGGGACATGCTGGTGTCCCCCAACAGCTTCTCCACTCCGATCCTCCAGCGCGCCTTCCGGTTTCCCGGCGAAATGGTCGAGTGCGGCTATCCCCGCAACGACATCCTGCGCCGCTCCGGGACGGAGAACAGAGCGGCGCAGATCAGGCAGCGGATCGGTCTCCCGCGGGGCAAGCGCGTCATCATGTACGCCCCCACGTGGCGGGACGACCAGTTCTACGCACCCGGAAAGTACAAGTTCGACTTCCGTATCGATCTCGAGGATGCCCGCGCCCGGCTCGGAGCGGACCACGTGCTCATGGTGCGCCGCCACCCCAACGTGGTGGACCCGGTCCCCGGGGCGGGCGACGGATTCGTGTTCGACGTGTCGGACTACCCCGACATGGCCGATCTCTCGCTGATCACCGACGTAATGATCACCGACTATTCGTCGCTGATGTTCGACTTCGTCAACACGGGACGTCCGCTCCTGTTCTTCACGTACGACCTCGACCACTACCGCGACACTCTCCGGGGCTTCTACTTCGACTTCGAGGAAAGCGCTCCGGGACCGCTGCTCTTCGAGTCGGCGGAACTCATCTCCGCGGTCCGCGACATCGACGCCATCCAGGAGGCGTACGCCGCCCGCTACGAGTGGTTCCAGGAAGAGTTCTGCGATCTCGACGACGGCTACGCGGCGGCACGGCTGGCCGACCGGATTCTGATCGCCGGCGGGGACCTCGACCCCGCGCAGGCTAAGGCGCCGGCGGTCGGCGCCGCCAGGCACTACATCACCGACCAGGTCGTGTCACGGCACGATCGCACCCTTGCCGGGGTGCCGCAGCAATCGACGGGCAGATTGGACTCCGCGCATGTCTAA